A window of Candidatus Omnitrophota bacterium contains these coding sequences:
- a CDS encoding AtpZ/AtpI family protein, translating into MVNFGWTMAGEFLFCFFVGYFADQKLGTGYTWTLTGVGAGTLLIVYELWKILRR; encoded by the coding sequence ATGGTTAATTTTGGCTGGACCATGGCCGGGGAGTTCCTGTTCTGTTTCTTTGTCGGCTATTTTGCCGATCAAAAACTGGGCACCGGTTATACATGGACGTTGACCGGCGTGGGGGCCGGCACCCTGTTGATCGTTTATGAACTTTGGAAGATTTTACGTCGGTGA
- the hemH gene encoding ferrochelatase, producing MTVNLQLPSVLPSGLRDEDMVVVLMNMGGPKDIAGVEPFLRRLFNDRLIIRFPFAQSLFADLLIRSRLKHVQDRYGLIGGGSPILRSSLAQTEALKAELRKRGRGLDTQLAFNYSDPLPDEAITVIKEKKKKQALLLSLYPHFSRSTTASNIFYLKESAKKIYPELQFTACLPYHLYEGYLQAFADRVRETLRPGENLDDFYILFSAHGTPVYFLQEGDPYTFLISQTVAGLVQRLGRKHQWAIAYQSDVGPIKWIKPTTPGTLEELSRKGVRKVIVVPVAFVSDHIETLCEIDIEYRELAEKQFGFTDYRMSKALECHPGFIGALADCVETSLDG from the coding sequence ATGACCGTTAATCTCCAATTACCTTCTGTCTTACCGTCCGGCCTGCGTGACGAGGACATGGTGGTCGTCCTCATGAATATGGGCGGCCCTAAAGATATCGCCGGTGTTGAGCCGTTCTTGCGGCGGCTTTTCAACGACCGCCTGATCATCCGTTTTCCCTTTGCCCAATCCCTGTTCGCTGACCTTCTCATCCGTTCGCGGCTTAAACACGTCCAGGACCGTTATGGGCTTATCGGCGGAGGAAGCCCCATTTTGAGATCTTCGCTGGCGCAGACCGAGGCCCTAAAAGCCGAATTGAGAAAACGCGGACGGGGTCTGGATACGCAGTTGGCGTTCAATTACAGTGACCCCTTGCCTGACGAGGCCATCACCGTGATCAAAGAAAAGAAAAAGAAACAAGCGCTGCTCTTGAGCCTGTATCCTCATTTTTCCAGGTCCACGACCGCGTCCAATATTTTTTATTTGAAGGAATCAGCCAAAAAGATCTATCCTGAATTGCAATTCACGGCCTGCCTGCCGTATCATTTGTATGAGGGCTATCTCCAGGCCTTTGCGGACCGCGTCCGGGAAACGCTGCGGCCCGGGGAGAACCTGGATGACTTTTATATTTTGTTTTCGGCCCACGGCACGCCGGTCTATTTCCTGCAGGAAGGGGACCCGTATACCTTTCTCATCAGCCAGACAGTAGCCGGCCTTGTCCAAAGATTGGGGCGCAAGCACCAATGGGCCATTGCCTACCAAAGCGATGTCGGCCCCATCAAATGGATCAAGCCAACGACCCCGGGAACACTTGAAGAATTGAGCCGCAAAGGCGTACGCAAGGTCATTGTCGTTCCTGTCGCTTTTGTGTCGGACCATATTGAGACGTTGTGTGAGATCGATATAGAATATAGAGAACTGGCGGAAAAACAATTCGGTTTTACGGATTACCGCATGAGCAAGGCCCTGGAATGCCATCCGGGTTTTATCGGGGCCTTGGCGGATTGCGTTGAAACATCACTTGATGGTTAA
- the hemA gene encoding glutamyl-tRNA reductase, producing the protein MLVIGLNHKTAPIPIRERFYLNPQQQDLFLTTLKNHPLVSECFVLSTCNRVEVYLKKGSACVDSAFVIGMIAKVKKIRLDFDHTPYIYVHESRRACEHLFKVACGLDSLVLGERQILGQVKMAVDRARQIGTLSRYFNILTNIAVCAGKKAHHETAISHGGSSVSWAAIEMAQSMLGSLSGRSVLVIGAGKMGEMALAHLRNKGLAKMYLMNRTGEKAEALAVQYNGTAASFFDIKDILSETDLCICSVGAPHYILDKEQIAKVMAARPGRPLLFIDISMPRNIDPAVADIPGAHLRSIDDLDQVVDAGMKKRAQAMAEVEGIIRRKILEFDAKIAKLKTLNSSDFFNEDMTYGAERHKS; encoded by the coding sequence ATGCTCGTCATAGGATTGAACCACAAAACAGCGCCCATTCCCATCCGTGAGAGATTTTATTTAAACCCGCAGCAGCAGGACCTGTTTTTAACAACGCTCAAGAACCACCCCCTGGTCAGCGAATGTTTTGTCCTCTCCACCTGCAACCGCGTTGAGGTCTATTTAAAAAAGGGGAGCGCTTGTGTTGACAGCGCCTTTGTCATCGGCATGATCGCGAAGGTCAAAAAGATCCGCCTGGACTTTGATCACACCCCGTATATTTATGTCCATGAATCACGCCGGGCCTGTGAACATCTCTTCAAGGTGGCTTGCGGCCTGGATTCCCTGGTTTTAGGGGAAAGACAGATCCTGGGCCAGGTCAAAATGGCCGTGGACCGGGCCCGCCAAATAGGCACCCTGTCGCGTTATTTTAATATTTTGACCAATATCGCCGTGTGCGCGGGCAAAAAAGCGCACCATGAAACCGCCATCAGCCATGGCGGTTCTTCCGTCAGTTGGGCCGCGATCGAAATGGCCCAAAGCATGCTGGGGTCCTTGTCCGGCAGGTCTGTTCTGGTCATCGGCGCCGGAAAAATGGGGGAAATGGCCCTCGCCCATCTGCGCAATAAGGGTTTGGCTAAAATGTATTTGATGAACCGCACGGGCGAGAAAGCCGAGGCCCTGGCTGTCCAATACAACGGGACCGCGGCGTCTTTTTTTGATATTAAGGATATCCTTTCCGAGACGGACCTGTGCATTTGCTCCGTGGGCGCGCCGCATTACATTCTGGACAAGGAACAAATTGCCAAGGTCATGGCCGCGCGTCCCGGCAGGCCGCTTTTATTCATTGACATTTCCATGCCGCGCAACATTGATCCTGCTGTCGCGGACATCCCCGGAGCGCACCTGCGCTCCATTGATGATCTGGACCAGGTGGTGGACGCCGGCATGAAAAAACGCGCCCAGGCCATGGCCGAGGTTGAAGGGATCATCCGCCGGAAGATCCTTGAGTTTGACGCCAAGATCGCCAAACTCAAAACCCTCAACAGTTCCGATTTTTTTAATGAGGACATGACTTATGGAGCAGAGCGACATAAGTCATAA
- a CDS encoding NTP transferase domain-containing protein — MNTEKNKLFGLILAGGRSRRMGQDKALMSYHGKPQVEYVRDLLKEFCAEIFISGRSKQGLSFPNASVGNPEHTVSGPPIKTFGGDNFIEDMPSFAEAGPLTGILSAMTAYPGVSWLVMACDLPFADEKTLRYLIKHRDPAKAATAFISTHDGLPEPLCAIWEAGGYEHFISIFKQGARCPRKTLAGSDTHLITQQNPRWLDNVNTPEEYRQALRNLDITI; from the coding sequence ATGAACACGGAAAAAAACAAACTTTTTGGCCTTATTTTAGCTGGCGGCCGTAGCCGAAGGATGGGGCAGGACAAGGCCCTGATGTCCTATCATGGCAAGCCGCAGGTGGAATACGTGCGGGACCTGTTGAAAGAGTTTTGTGCGGAAATTTTTATTTCCGGCCGGTCAAAGCAAGGTTTGTCATTCCCGAATGCTTCTGTCGGGAATCCAGAACATACGGTCTCTGGACCCCCGATAAAAACATTCGGGGGTGACAATTTTATTGAGGATATGCCGTCATTTGCGGAGGCCGGCCCTTTAACAGGCATTTTATCCGCCATGACCGCGTATCCCGGTGTTTCCTGGCTTGTCATGGCCTGCGATCTGCCTTTTGCCGATGAAAAGACCCTGCGCTATCTGATCAAACACCGCGATCCTGCCAAGGCCGCCACGGCCTTTATCAGCACCCATGACGGTTTGCCGGAGCCGTTGTGCGCCATTTGGGAAGCCGGAGGGTATGAACATTTTATAAGCATTTTTAAGCAGGGGGCCCGTTGTCCCCGCAAAACGCTCGCAGGGTCCGACACCCATCTCATAACCCAGCAAAACCCCCGTTGGCTGGACAATGTGAACACCCCCGAAGAATACCGGCAGGCCTTAAGAAATTTGGACATTACCATTTGA